One Mercurialis annua linkage group LG3, ddMerAnnu1.2, whole genome shotgun sequence DNA window includes the following coding sequences:
- the LOC126671650 gene encoding cytochrome P450 87A3-like: MWLMSIFVFAFAVTVSYVAHWIFRWRNPPCNGRLPPGSMGLPLIGETIQFFIPSKSLDMPHFVKSRIKKYGSIFKTSLAGRPVVVSSDDDFNHFILQQEGKLVELWYMDTLSELVGQNGSFKDGISFGHIYKTFKRLITEHFGPERLKEHILPQLEDVVDDYLQAWSKQDSIDLKHSCCSVILDFTAKLLFSYDTDKSGDNLSRTFASFAEGLLSFPVNIPGTAFHKCMENKNNIVKIIKESLEKRRAFPETSKRDLLDSLIQQMEADNLFTVDLVSYLIFVLLLATSETVPTTLTLAIRLLSEHPLVMQELLKEHEEIIRNREDKETGVTWKEYKSMTFTMNVINEALRMSGSVAMLRRTLADIYINGYTIPKGWTIMIVPASSHLNPNNYKDPTAFNPWRWKDLGSDELSKTFIPFGRGMRPCSGADFTKVFLAVFLHVFVTKYKYSTVKTGDIARTPILKFGNGHFIKLSEKQEVK, from the exons ATGTGGCTCATGAGTATCTTTGTATTTGCATTTGCAGTAACAGTATCATACGTTGCTCATTGGATTTTCAGGTGGCGGAATCCCCCTTGTAATGGAAGACTTCCTCCTGGTTCCATGGGGCTGCCGCTCATCGGAGAAACTATTCAGTTCTTTATTCCTAGCAAGTCGCTGGACATGCCTCATTTTGTGAAGAGCAGAATCAAAAA ATACGgatcaatatttaaaacaagCTTGGCGGGACGACCAGTAGTCGTATCATCAGACGATGATTTCAATCATTTTATTCTCCAACAAGAAGGGAAGTTGGTAGAATTATGGTATATGGATACTTTGTCTGAGCTTGTCGGACAAAATGGTTCTTTTAAAGACGGTATTAGTTTCGGACATATCTATAAGACTTTCAAGAGATTGATTACTGAGCATTTCGGTCCTGAAAGACTTAAAGAACACATTCTTCCTCAATTGGAAGACGTGGTGGACGATTACTTGCAAGCGTGGTCGAAGCAGGACTCTATTGACTTAAAACATTCTTGTTGCAGT GTGATATTGGATTTTACTGCAAAGTTGTTATTTAGCTACGATACGGACAAAAGTGGAGACAATCTAAGCAGAACATTTGCAAGCTTTGCAGAAGGGTTACTTTCTTTTCCTGTAAACATTCCAGGAACAGCCTTTCACAAGTGTATGGAG aataagaACAATATAGTGAAGATAATAAAGGAATCACTGGAGAAGCGAAGAGCTTTTCCTGAAACAAGTAAACGGGATTTACTTGATAGTCTGATACAACAAATGGAAGCTGATAACTTATTTACGGTTGATCTTGTTAGTTATCTTATCTTTGTACTTCTACTTGCTACGTCTGAGACAGTTCCGACAACATTAACTTTGGCCATTAGACTATTGTCTGAACATCCTCTAGTCATGCAAGAATTACTG AAAGAGCACGAAGAGATCATCCGAAACAGAGAAGATAAAGAAACCGGTGTGACATGGAAGGAATATAAATCCATGACTTTTACAATGAAT GTTATTAATGAAGCACTTCGGATGAGTGGTTCGGTAGCAATGTTAAGAAGAACATTGGCCGATATTTATATAAACG GATATACGATTCCAAAAGGCTGGACAATCATGATAGTTCCTGCTTCTAGTCACTTGAACCCAAATAATTATAAAGATCCCACTGCTTTCAATCCATGGCGATGGAAG GATTTGGGATCAGATGAACTGTCCAAAACTTTTATCCCATTCGGTCGGGGAATGAGACCATGCAGCGGAGCAGATTTCACCAAAGTGTTTCTTGCAGTGTTTCTCCATGTTTTCGTGACCAAATACAAATACAGCACTGTGAAGACGGGAGACATTGCTAGAACTCCGATATTAAAATTTGGTAATGGACATTTCATTAAGCTATCAGAGAAGCAAGAAGTGAAATGA